The segment GCCAGGAAGCTGGAGTAGAAATACGTCCTGCTGTTCTTCTTcagactgcagacacacacacacacacacacacacacacacacacacaaaaaacttcactgaaaaacacagaaacacagccgTCTGACTCTGTTCACACTTGGCAGCTGATTACTGGGGATCATTTTCATCGTCAAAATTTGTCCCATCGATCGTTCAGTGTATAAAACGTGACAGATGAAGCTCAAGTTTGATGGGAAGTGACTTTAACAGGATGCAGGACTCAAAGCGACCGTCCGTGAGCGCATGCAGACGAGGAGCAGCGAGGCGAAGCTCTTACCTGACGTCAAAGCGCAGCAGCAGGGCGATGAAGATGCCCGGGATGACGATGTCACCCAGACCGAGCATGGCAAAGTTACTGGCCTCAAGACCTTTCTCCAACAAATCCTGAGGAAACACcactgaaagaggaagagagagagagggagagagggagaggtgaaaTTTTTCCCATGATCTAAAAAGTTGGCTTGtgttacattttcacattttgtgaaatacacaaaaaattTAGGCCAATTTTAGCGTAAAGTTGAGTGACatgctgattgttttttgtggagctgctgttaggagcagctgtcagactgtcgACGGAGGCGCGGTGCACGGCCTGCTGGGTAAACTTTCTTATCGGCCTCCAGGAAAGTTCACGCTGCCTTTGAACTTGACATTTTTGTCCCCTACGACACCCTGTACCGTCCACCAGCAGCTGACCGCTTCACCCACCAGAAACTCAGTTTACACACATCTGGGGGAcattcacactctctcacacacacacacacacacacacacacacacacgcacgcacaggtCTTACTTACATTTGATTGGTGCCTCGAAGGACTTGGCAACTGTTACCATGACGTTGGTTCCAAACACCTGGCAACAGAGAGTTGGCAGCACGTTACCTGAGTGGACTGATTTATCTAACAAGCAGCAGCTTCGACGATCCAGCACACGACTTTCACCAGAGGAAGTTTGTTTGACTGGTTAAACCTCAAATTCCAAacttcatccttttttttctaagagTTTCACACGAGCGAGGAAGTGCAGCACAACCAGCCTCGACCCTGATTGGCTCCCTCAGTCAAGAATTACTGAAATCCCTCCAATCAGGCTCTGaaaagcaagtgtgtgtgtgtgtgtgtgtgtgtgtgtgtgtgtgtgtgtgtgtgtgcgtgtgtgtgtgtgtgtgtctcacccagAAGACGTCATAGACGAACAGCCCCCCCAGCAGGATGCAGCCGGTACTGACGTTGTTCAGGTGAAGCAGCTCCACCCCGTTCAGCGCAAACGCCAGCCCAAACAGGTTATTGGCTATCCAGTGCTGTGATGTCATAAAAATACTGACAGGTTATTGGCTATTCCAAAccagtttagttttattattattattattattattatttttttaaatcgtatttggcttgtttttctttaactgTTCCAGGCTCATTTTCTAAATTTGGAGAAGCTCAGCGTCTGTTCACTCTGAATGTTTTATATAAATAACCTTGACCCTGATTGGGTCTAACAGGTTATCTACTATCCAGTGCTATGACGACAAGATGTCATTGGCTGTCCAgatgctgtgatgtcacaacaacaCTCCCTGTGTTTACACGGACTCTAATATTCCACTAACAAACAGATTAAGTGCCCAATCTGAATAAAATTATGATGATGCCCCAGAAGAGACTAGCCTGATCAGAGAGAATTTTCATTCGGGTTGAGAGGGCTGGTGTAAACCTTTGAGAATCTGTTCAACAGGAAAATATTAGCACCAAATAACCATGTGAACTATCAATCTGCTGGTTTCTCTCTGCATCAGGTGACGGGACAGAAACACGGcgacaccaaaacacaaccgGACCAGAGGCTGATAACTGTTTTGCCTTAAAGATTAAATCTTTCAAGGACTGTTGAACGGCTCCGTGGTGGAAAGGCTGGAAACGACTGGAGTTGCTCAAACAAGTTCAAACAAAAACCAGCGGGAAAAGTTTGACGGCTgcctgttacaagaataaaagggtcacactttacagtaacagtacaacaattaacgttagttaatgccataaaaaacattaagtaacaggtaataaacattaaataacagttaactaaccgttaactaatgtgtctaagaatcatgtactaatgccgttcatgctaaggtattaatttatatgttatttaagggttattgtagatattattaacattagtaaatgccataataatcattaactaacagttaattaaccattacggcattaactaacgttaattgttgtactcttattgtaaagtgttaccaataaaagtccaaacaaaccagccaggtttcatttttacagtctgatggacgacctgatgggggcgccaccactTGCCAACATGACTGGCAGATTAGACGTTTCTCAGAAGGTGGAGacacattttttgcacatttcaaaaaaagCTCTATTCTGATAAAAACGCACGTCTTATCAgatctctttatttctctttatttagtGTCCAAGtaaacagtgaagctggaatctgTCACCAGAATAATTTCAGTCAGGTTGAGGAAACATCGTCTACCCAGGTAAAGTGTGACGTGTTTACCTTTTTGAGCAGGTACCAGACTCCCACCACGCTGCTGATGAGCAGACACACCAGATTCTTGGTGTCAAACTCATAGTTGACTATttctggagggagagagagagagacagggagatgtgggtctgtgttttctgtgttaggTTATCCTAATTGTGTCTCTATAATCCAAAGAGGCTTGATCCGATGTCACGTCTGCACGCAGGGGAACCGAACCAAACGCACCATCTGCACTTCTCACTTGCTCCCACTCACAACGTGGGAGAAGCTTTTCTGAGTCTTTCtataagtaataaaaaatattaaaattgtgaCACAAAGTGAAAAATCGCTCAGATATATCACCGACACCACGGGctgttgcatttttaatttttgtgtgtatgcgctTTAGGTTGGAGTTTATCACCCAGGTGAAAGGTGTGTTTATGCCACAGTGGGATGGGATGCTGGGACTAAagtcttaaaggaacagttcaccccaaATGAAAACTCTACTACGGACTTACATGCACTGAAAAGTAAATTTAGCCCTTTTGGACTCAAAGCACAAGCGTTTGTCTATAATACACAAAGTCTAGAAAACAGTGATGATGGACTTAACCctctgaaaggttttatttcacccatttaacaaaattcacttcatttctttttattttaagggggatttgtttttgggtttttttgtaatcttatgtttgttgtttccatttccattccattccatatATAGATATGGATCAtttatagatagacagatgtgttttttttctggcaatgTTTTACTTTTCTTCCCCAAATCCTCTATCAGTTTCTGTGGAAatgttttaatacattttttggtaattttttttttcttgttaccATTTATGTCATTTCTTTCTCTAATCACCTATTTACTCCTATTCTTTGAGAGGAAATGAAGTGAATGTGCTCAGGTGTCAGAGGGTTAATGTCTTCAGGAAGAGCTGGTTGACTTCTACAGTTTGTGagaaggctgaggaggaggcaggTGTGTTGGTGATGAAGTGGTGTTTTATTCACCTTCCTTGGAGTCTCCAGAGCCCTGAGTGAACAGCAGCTGGTACTGTTTGTtaggcagggaggagggaaacACCCGGCACATCAGAGGActgcaggcacagagagagacaggagcttACAGCCTCTTTACAGTGAAATGACAGTGTACTGTATTCCATATGccagttttctgtgtgtgtgtgtgtgtgtcacctcatGGTGTGAGACAGAGCCAGGATGCCCAGGACAAAGAAgtagacagacagcagcaggttgaTGTACTCCTGGGAAAATACCTgaaacccccaaaaaacaacaataaacaaacataaaatatttttagaaaACGTCTTTCTCCAAACCGCTTCCTGTAAAATAACCACATCTGTTATTTGCTCTGACCCGCCATCTGAAAAGGTCAAGCTGGGTTCAGGTGGTGATTAGATAGTGATTTAGTGTTTACACGGCAGAGAGCAGATTCTGTTTTAGTGGCTCAGATCAGGGTGACGAAGTTAAAGGTGAAgccagcagagaaaaacagtgaCTGGAAACTTCGCTGctgtttaaattaaatttgattttgtgcCGTCTGCTGCCACCGAACTACAtggaccaaaataaataaatgaataaataaaaacactatgGATGTTGACTAGAACCTTTAACATAATACCTTATTTCCtcaattaatagcccgggcgtttaatatgcaaaatcaacttggaccccgggcgtttaaaagaaccaggcggctattcgctgcaggcctttatttatttttacacagacctgcaccaggccattactgtgatgacagctactgtccaacatattttttagtacaaaagtactgtaaggcataaggtaaacatatctgtacatacaaacatagtgcaaacCGCTTGCGCTGCGAGTCGTTCCCTCTGAcgcttccgttttctgtcaaaataagagttagtcggtcgatttaagattacggtacacccttttttctaacgttagctagctctcttattttgacagaaaacggaaatGCGGGATGgttattgtgcagctaactgtttacttctgcaaaaataaggtgaatatcCTTATTTtaggttacctcaatataatgcaaataatcgccctggcggttattcgggtgggcgtttaatacgcaaactgggtgcagaccccaggcgtttaaaagaaccaggcggctatttgcggccaggcgattaattggtgaaatacggtaacaAGAGATGCTGACACAGCAGCAAAAGTCAGACTGATTATGACAGATTATGGTATACATACTAAAATAATCAGCCTATACTGtaagttcaataaaaactgtaaatgtcagtttgataAAGGAAGGTTTTATCTTCAGTGTTCCCTCTGGGttccctgaaggtgtcagatgtgtgtgtttgtgctttaaatctgctgccgtggtcgtcgagCGAGGACAGAAAGCGGATCAGCGatgcagctggaaacaaggaggatgaagagaagaagaagcagaaacagaaacaaccaaatctgctcagtatcaggttgttgtttcacacactggtGGAGCTGGACTGGAGCTCTGCgtggtggatatttttttttttttcctttcaaaagtTGTTTTTGCACCGGTCAGGGGGAACTTGGCTGAGAAAGGTTTGGCTAAAGTGCTGCTCTAGTGCTACTATCTGTCGCACACATTTAATTCAAGCTCGATGCCTTGAAGTAATAATTCAGATTCTTACTCATGGTGGTATTTTTAATCTATTACACTCATACAGAGCAGCAAATTACACCGGATGAGAACCTTAATTATTACTTCAAAGGACCATGAATTAAATGTGTGCAACCCACAACTATCACTTTAAATGACTGATGAGGCATTATTTTAAATCACccaaataaaaatcatcaaaagGTGGCCAAATGGTAACAAAATGCCTCTGTTGTAAATTTAACTCTATTGATCAGGGAAAAAATGtgtctggtttaaaaaaaaaatttttttaatcatctgaGCGGCTGTTAAAATTTGAGACACCTTGTTCCCGCCACAGGAAGCCCCTGAGGAAGGCTTGAGGAGACCCCGCCATTACCTTGAAGAAGAGGTACAGCCCAAACAGAGTACAGCTGGCGATGATGGGAAACCTCGCCGCATCCCGACTGGTGATGGTCTCCGGCATGTCGGCCGagttctgcagagagagaaaagagagagagagagagagagagagagaggacagggatGTTGTGGGTTTTAGTGATGGTGACAAAAACCAGTCTGTTTAAAGTGAATGGAAACCTCCCCCCACCAGAGCACACCGTTGTGAGTGAAAAGTTAAAGCCACCACGTCACCACAGCTGCAGCTTTCTCCCAAAATACTTTAAGGGATAAATACGGTAACGAGCGCTGGGAAAGGCTCCAGCACCTCCTGCAACCCTTACGAGGTTAAGCGGCTTGGAAAATagatgaatgaacaaatgaatgaatggagacTTTAATGGAGCGTGTCCAAAAAGAGCTACTCTCAATTGAAGTTTCTGAAATTTTCAAATACTCAGTCACGATTTTCAAATAAGTTCTGGTAGCACTCATTCAGAAGAATGATATTTTTAAGATAATTTATAAGATAATCTCTTTGTTGTTCACAGACGTGGAAAGCTGCCTTTGACTTCACAGGTTGgttaaaaacacatcacaggggatgataatacatttataactcataaaaacacaacatgcagagTACAAACAACAGGAAGAGACGCAGCTCCAGTCTGAAGAAGTGGTTAAGAGTTTAGCAGAGTCACTGCGTAAGGGATGACAGGCTTTATTGCTGCAATGGCTCTGTAGCGCCACCTGAGGGCAGtttcatgaatttttttttttaaagaggggATGAACGGGACCTGACACAATATTTCCGGCTTTTTGTTTCACTTGCATTTTATATTATATCCAtctgtttttaagtgtttgttaaaaaaaaaaaaaaaaaagaagagatttgttcagtttttacatgtttagctCCTGTCCTACTTTCCTTTCAGCTCCACGGAGGCAGAAGGCTCAGATCGAGTTTCCACATCTTGACTTAAAGACTCCATGAAacggactcttactttcttgatttgatgtctttcctgctgaaacaggaagtttggccgggacatggtgcagggagggatcattccaacaggatctcagtttgggagagaaacagttttattttgacgGGATGAGATGGACTAGAGAGGACTGGTGAAGTTttgattggttgaaattttaatgtgCGGGACGATGTCAATGTTTAAGGCGCTCGGTTCTACAGGAAGtcgaggtcatttcatggggactttaatcTTCATTTTGGGTTTGACTGTTCCTCTGGGCGTTTGTTTGTGGTTCGTCTCCAACACCGAGCACCGAACGGCTGCCGTTAGCAAAAACCAACACAACATAGAAGTGGAGCTACTAGAGCAGAGAGGCTTCAGTCCCCGAGGACACGGTCACCTACAGCTATATTCTCCTCACCCAAACCCCCTGGGAGAGAAACTGGGTCagaggacaagagaggagaggaaaggaaaaggaaaggaaaggaagaggaaaagaaggggTGAGGGTTGCGTTCAGTGCTGCCTTCATGTCCTCCTGGTTCACAGAGGTTTGCATTCACCGTTGGCtcttattttctgatttttttttttccccgtcatGATAACTGACTGCAGTCAAAATTTGGTCCTTCACTTCACTGCAGAGCTTTATTAACTGTTTAGTgtaaaaagtgtgaaaataaaGCCAAATTCTGATGGgagtcaacaacaaaaaaaccaaaccaaacaaaacaaagtataaattttaaaataatctgaacAGAAAAAGGGAAGACAGTCTTAGTGATCTTAGTGAGGCTGACAGACAATGgttggtgtttttatttgacGCGACTGAAAACACTAattgattaaataaattatattcaAGTTTCCTGTCAATCAACTCAGTGATTAGAACTTGTAAAGGGAACATTTTAAAAACGGGCAGAATTCAGTCAAAGATCTGAACATGAGATTCTCTGAGTGACTTGAAAAACACTGTCGATCATCACAAAGTCAAAgcaaaaaactggaaaaatttAGGCCCGGgttgaaaacagacagaattaacctttaactgttttttagtCTCGGCAAAAAAGAAGGTTTTGCTTCACACACCGTCGCTTCCCATGATGCATCTTCCTGCAGTGTGTTAAACAGGAACACCGAGCCACCCGACAGGTGAGGATGACCTCTGACCCATGCTCACACTTCCCAGAATGCACGGCGAGCCATGCGTCTCATGCTTTCTGTTAGCTCATGCTCGttagctttcatttttttttttattttcttcatcagGGCGGGAAATTAACCTTTTTAAATGTGAACATCTGTCAGCCACTGACAGATAAACACTCAAATTCTCCAGCCACTCgacagtaattttattttttcactctcaTATTTTACCTGCGTTGGTCTGGTGGCTGCAGCCTGACCTCACCTGTGGAAATCGTCTGCTGAGGCCCGGCAGGCAGCGCGTGTTACCTGGTGTTTGATGTGTAAAACCCTTCATAATCTGtacattttaatacatttctGACCTGCTGATGCTGTATGAGCCAACCAGGTGACACTGTAATTTTGTGAATGACTTATGAATCACAGTTTACATctattcattttcaattttatatTCTAAGcatacatttgtctttttttgttatgcattttttatgcctttttatgtacttttaatttttctttttttattttatgacttGTTAAGTAAACTGCATTGAGTGAAGTTTGTGAGTTTTGTGCCTTCACCTGCACTTTATTCTCTGCAAAGGCACTTTATCGtcttttttatgtaaagcacaatGTACTAACCCTGTGTGGGAAATGTACTATTATAGTAAAAATGCTTTGATAAAAAGACAATACTTCACCCCACAGCAGTATCATTTACTCATCCCAACTTGTcttgaatgtaaaaaaagaTACTAATAgtaatgattttattattagCAGCATGAAGTTGTATCACGCCTCTTGGAGAGCAGAGAGTTTTCAAAAACTGGGGTCATTTCTCTTGGAGTCCATCAGCGactctgacaaacagcagcaaaaaggaaataaacatcTGTTTCAGATTCTCAGACTCTAATCCAAGTCGTGACTCTCCtgatttcacagaaaatgaTTGACTGGTTGAGTGACTTTTTGCTGCTTCTTctcagagctgccaactttcGTTCTGACAGAAACGGATAAAGAACCTTTGTTTTGTGTCAGACAAGAGAACCTTGTTCCCCTCTCAGACACTCGAGACAACCCGGGCTGAATAAACGATGTAAAACAGTCATTTTgaggtgaagtattcctttaacagccGTACGTCCCGTCAGTCGTGTCCCCGTCCCCCCGTCCTGCTCCGGGCCAAACGCCCCCGCTGAAGCTCCGGCTGGTTAGAGGTGAAGACGGTTTTAAACCAGCAGTGATGTTACAAAcacaagtctgtgtgtgtgtgtgtgtgtgtgtgtgtgtgtgtgtgtgtgtgtgttcagtgccGACAGCGACTCTAATACTCACTCTGTACCCAGAATCGTAATCATTTTCTCCAAGcacctacagacagacagacagatgggtggacagacagatgtgcacagacagacagaaagagagagagagggatcagAAAGGCAGCGGGGAGGAAAAGCAGGACAGCAGCGCCCAAAATTAAACTCTCAGCcactgaggaggagagcaaaAGGTTTTCTATGTGTGTGCTCTCCGTCTGACCGTTTACAtcagtttgttttcctgtgcGAACGTCAGAAAAGAAGCAACACTGCCGAAGCGTTCGGGAGAGCAACAGCGCAAATGAATTCAAAAATAAGTGAGtctcattaaaataatttacagcAGGAACAAAAAGTTTAAAACAGTGAGGAAATAAACAGAACTGGCTGGAGCTTGTTTCAGGGGCTAATTTGCTGAaaggttgctatggtattcagagtggttgctaggtgattgGTAAGGCACTGCTATGGTGTttctgatggttgctaaggcgttGCGAGGCGGTTGCTACGGTGGTTGCTATGGCGTTCCTGTTGGCTGCTGGTAGGGTTGCAAGTTTCCAGGAattttccatgggaattaacaggaatttacTGGAAATTTCCAAAATAGCAGGGAACTTTAATATAGTTGGAAAATGGGATCCGGTGAAATTTTGTGCCCCTTTGCAACcctggttgctagggcgttactaggtggttgctaaggcagttttatcaaaattttacttaacATATATATGAGTTATTTTTGGCAGTTAAGAGTCTTGAGATCAGGTTAATTTGGGGCGCTGAGGGGAAGCACCTGGGCTGATggatcaaaataaaatcaataaaatcaatcaGGGTTGGGTCGAGTCAAACGTGAACGAGTTCAGTTCACAAGCAGCTCAGCCAACAGAGGAAGCAGCTGGAAAACCGatttgaagaggaggagaagaaacaaCAGCAGATTAAGGAGGATTTCTCTTGGTAGCAAATGAACTGAAGATTTACAAcggaaattaaaacaaaaaaagacagagagagtccTGACAGAAACATGTGAACCGGCTGAGGTGAGCTTCATGCTTCTTcccaacacacaaaaagaacaaaTCATTCATCAGattagagggggaaaaaaagaagtgcCAGGTCGGGCCGATGATCACACACTGCACCTCGGCCCCACCTACATACAGAGCCCCCAAAACCGatcacttattttattttattttatttatttgtttttggaaagcttaattaaccctttgaaacttgagaacattcacttcatttctttaaaaagcGTTGAAGGCAAGGTGATGCACAACTTAGCAAGAAATAACCTGAAAATCAGAAATTAAAAATTGCTAACGTTTTGTATTAAGGTCCTTGTAATAAGTATTAGTTAACCGGTAATAAAGCCCTTATAAGTTCTTTATTAGATGCTTATTAGCATAAATAAGACTACGTAAGTGCATTATTGCATTATAATAGCATCATAAACACATTTAGTCTGGATTATGAGACATTAATGAGCATTACATGTGGTCCAGGTTAAGCCAAGTTAACTGTTAATAAGTCCGTGCGTAATAATGGATTTATTAATCTTGTCTGCAGCTACATGATCTAAAGCGAGtgttattacagttattattcAGGTTGATAATTCCTTTATTATGCACATATTCACAGTTAACTATGCTTTTAATTTCCCACCTCGTAGCTGTTCATTTTGCACAGCAGTTTCATGATGAGGTATTACACAGTGAACAGGTATGAAAACGTTCCTGCGCTTCATGTTAATTACAGCCGGaggcagagaacagagagaagacGAGGCTGTGAGCTCAGGGAGCGAGCGTGACAGGCTTCaggcaaacaaaataaaccctGAACGCCTCGCCTCTTTTAAATAAGTCACTGACAGaggttttgaattttttttgttttgtttttcctaagGGGTTGTCTGCTTTAGTGTGTTTCACATCTCATCACATCATTTCTGCACCCACAGAAGGAAAGGCagcctaaaacaaacaaaaaagaatgtacttgaataacaataataataataataattgcattTTGACAAACTATTTAGGCTATCAGATTTATCAAATGTCAGATGTCAATCAGACGTTTCATCAGTCAGACTGAAACTGACCGACAAAAACATGTGATTCTGTGCCTGTGGTCGGCTTGGCTGATTTATCTGTTGATTCTGTGGTTGTCAGCTCAGTTTAGATTCCAGAGCGGATTTGCTCGcttcagtttagttttcattgcttcaaaactaaactaaaactaaactactAACTAAAATGCACCCCACCCCCTTctagttaactataataaccttggtttGACCACATGACATTCTATCATCTATAATCGATCATTTGGATTCCCACCTGCCGTTAATTCAAATGCTTCATGGAAACACAGCGACTGGCTGGTTTCCTTTGAACtgcacactcagtgtccacttcatcagctccacctgtataatctaatccagcccaatccagctgttgtgccataaagtttcctctcctctgcctgtaatgctcagcttttcttcctGTCACAGTAACataggtgttcattcacttctgtgtttggcatcgAGCTCATGGTGAGTGTGATACGCTGCTGGGCTCGACTGCCTTGCTTCATTTGAACTGTGCATGTAATTATCTTCTTCATTGTGGTTGGCTGTAGATCTGCCCCGTCATGCTGCCTGTTGAGCAAGGCTGACTATTTATgcctgactgcacctgtgcactgTGTGCTGCTACCCGAAAACGTACAAGTGTTCACTCCCGCAGACCCTGTCAGTCTCAGTGAGAGTGGCCCCAGCTCCTTGTCTGCTGATGTAACGACGGTTGACAGAAATTTCGGTGTTATTATTTGATCCAGACTTCAGTTTTGACTTGACTCCTTGACTCCTGTTGCTCCCTCCCCTCAGGCAGAAACCACGAGCCTCTCTCTGGCCTCCAGCGAGTTCAGAACGCCGCGGCTCGGCTTCTTACTGCTTTCAAAAGACCCTGCTCCTGGCTTCTCTTCACCGGCTCCCTGTCATGttcagaattgattttaagattttactgatCACTTATTAAAGCACATATGGGTCCTGAGCTACATCATAAAAATGTTGCCGCCATATGAGCCAGCTCACAGCCTCAGACCTGCAGTTTGGGCCCTTTCTGGCCGTTCAAAAGTTGAGGCTTAAATCTAAAGGTGTCCAAGCTTTTGCCATCATGACCCCTCGGCTTTGGGACGTCCTGCCTGAGGAACATCatcacatagatagatagatatactttattgatcccaaccagggaaattcggGATCACATGGCGATCTGCGTGAActacacaaacagagaaacacatgaCTAAGAAATGAGTTTCATGTATTCCCTCATTTGTTCTTAACTGACAAGTAAAAGATGTCAGTGGCTCTGAACTGCAGGGATGGAGGAAGCagggggaagagaggaagggatggagatataatgtaaaaataagTGCAAAAAATGAAGGCAAAGTGTGAGATATCAATAAAGGCAATGATATGGACAATATCAAACTTAGGGTTAGCCTTAGCCTAAGACAGTGACCGGTCTGTTATATAATTATTGTTCAATAATCTCAAGCTGGTGTTCTCTGTTTGGGGTGGGTTGTTTCACCTGGCTGGGCACTGGGAGGAGTTAGACAGGGGAGGTTATTTAAGGAGAGGTGTGTCCAGGTAGGATCCCTTTGTTCGAGCCTTGCCTTGCTGCCACACAGTaagtttgtgcattttgttgttcttcAATTGATGTTAAACCCTAGTTTTCTTCCTGTGTTAAAGGGTCCTGAGTTTGTACTTccattttatttgctgttcaTATTATTTACAGAGTCTGGGTAAATCGGGGCAAAACCTAATTAATTGAAGCCACATAGACTTTGTTTGTCCTCAAAAGAGTGAATTACTGTGAGTATAATGATCAAGAATTCAAGTTTTTAAGTTTATATAAcagtatttgttatttattgctGATTTGTCTTGTTTGTAATCAGACTCCTGAGGGTTATGATAAAGAAAGCCCAGGCCTCTCCTTTCATTGTGGATGCATTAAAATGTAagcatcatatttatttaaaattgacTTTAATTGGTGTGTAGCAATGCATTGAACCTTTGTTATTTTGTATAGAAatcatccgtccatccatccatccatctacccCCCTGTTATCCAGTGCTCAATAAATGGTTAAACGGCTCTTGAAtccctgtgtttaaatgttcaCACCATTCCACAATTCTATGACCCAGCCTTCCCTATTATATCTAGTTGGATAATACTAGAC is part of the Myripristis murdjan chromosome 7, fMyrMur1.1, whole genome shotgun sequence genome and harbors:
- the hm13 gene encoding minor histocompatibility antigen H13 isoform X1; translated protein: MSEAEQGPALAPEAAVLDALNATESNGTEALNATAKFVATPEGTALAYGSLVFMALLPIFFGALRSVSCSKSKVLGENDYDSGYRNSADMPETITSRDAARFPIIASCTLFGLYLFFKVFSQEYINLLLSVYFFVLGILALSHTMSPLMCRVFPSSLPNKQYQLLFTQGSGDSKEEIVNYEFDTKNLVCLLISSVVGVWYLLKKHWIANNLFGLAFALNGVELLHLNNVSTGCILLGGLFVYDVFWVFGTNVMVTVAKSFEAPIKLVFPQDLLEKGLEASNFAMLGLGDIVIPGIFIALLLRFDVSLKKNSRTYFYSSFLAYIFGLGLTIFVMHTFKHAQPALLYLVPACVGFPVIVALFKGELTEMFRYEESSEEAEPKEDSSESDKKDQ
- the hm13 gene encoding minor histocompatibility antigen H13 isoform X2 translates to MSEAEQGPALAPEAAVLDALNATESNGTEALNATAKFVATPEGTALAYGSLVFMALLPIFFGALRSVSCSKSKNSADMPETITSRDAARFPIIASCTLFGLYLFFKVFSQEYINLLLSVYFFVLGILALSHTMSPLMCRVFPSSLPNKQYQLLFTQGSGDSKEEIVNYEFDTKNLVCLLISSVVGVWYLLKKHWIANNLFGLAFALNGVELLHLNNVSTGCILLGGLFVYDVFWVFGTNVMVTVAKSFEAPIKLVFPQDLLEKGLEASNFAMLGLGDIVIPGIFIALLLRFDVSLKKNSRTYFYSSFLAYIFGLGLTIFVMHTFKHAQPALLYLVPACVGFPVIVALFKGELTEMFRYEESSEEAEPKEDSSESDKKDQ
- the hm13 gene encoding minor histocompatibility antigen H13 isoform X3; this encodes MSEAEQGPALAPEAAVLDALNATESNGTEALNATAKFVATPEGTALAYGSLVFMALLPIFFGALRSVSCSKSKNSADMPETITSRDAARFPIIASCTLFGLYLFFKVFSQEYINLLLSVYFFVLGILALSHTMSPLMCRVFPSSLPNKQYQLLFTQGSGDSKEEIVNYEFDTKNLVCLLISSVVGVWYLLKKHWIANNLFGLAFALNGVELLHLNNVSTGCILLGGLFVYDVFWVFGTNVMVTVAKSFEAPIKLVFPQDLLEKGLEASNFAMLGLGDIVIPGIFIALLLRFDVSLKKNSRTYFYSSFLAYIFGLGLTIFVMHTFKHAQPALLYLVPACVGFPVIVALFKGELTEMFSYESSEEVLPGSPRLTSFPTVSGSPASLASSMDTVSAATGSSPRRRRLQPTSM